TGCTGCTGTTGGGGGTTAATTAACCATGCCAATTGCACCCCTGCATCCATATATTCCTGCATTTTGGAACGCAACATTTCTAAATCATCCGTTGCTGACCTTAATTCAATGACAAAATCGGGTGCAATGGGGGGAAATTTGCGTCTTTGTTCAGGTGTAAGTGCTTCCCAACGTTCTCGTTGAATCCAAGCGGCATCTGGGGAACGATCGCCACCATTGGGTAATTTGAATATAGTAGAAGAACTGAAGGTGTAACCAAGGCCAGTTTGCCGATTCCAGATTCCCAAATCAATAATCAAATCCGCTTCTCGATTCCCGCTTTCACCTCCAACGGGGGACATGATGATTAATTCTCCCTTGGTAGTCCGTTCAAACTTCAATTCGCGGTTATTTTGACATAAGTGATAAAATTGTTCGTCACTAAGGTGAACGGTGTCTAGTTTTAATGTCAAAAGACTCATAACCTAGACCTAGATTAAATAGGTGCAAAGATTGTATCACAATCCAGTTCAGAATGAGCAACAAAACACTTGTAGAGACGGCGATTTATCGCGTCTCACTCACGGCGATTTATCGCGTCTCGAAAACCCAAAATTGTTGCTAGTAGACCTTAACTGAACTGTATTGGTTTATAAACAAATTAGAGATTCTGGAAAGGGAATAAACGATGCGACTGTCACAAATGTTATTCGTTACACTCCGGGATGATCCAGCTGATGCTGAGATTCCCAGTCATAAATTATTACTCCGTGCAGGTTACATTCGTCGCATCGGTAGTGGTATCTATGCTTATCTGCCGCTAATGTGGCGGGTACTGCAAAAAGTTTCCCAGATTGTGCGGGAAGAAATGAACGCTACAGGCGCACAAGAATGTCTTTTACCACAATTACAACCTGCTGATTTATGGAAGGAATCGGGACGCTGGGACACTTACACCAAAGCTGAGGGGATTATGTTTTCCCTAATTGACCGCCGTGAGCAACAATTAGGATTAGGCCCAACTCATGAGGAAGTCATCACAGCGATCGCTCGTGATATGATTCGCTCGTATCGCCAACTACCCCTACATCTCTACCAAATTCAAACCAAGTTCCGTGATGAAATTCGTCCCCGCTTTGGTTTGATGCGTGGACGAGAGTTTATCATGAAGGACGGCTACTCTTTCCATGCCGATGAAGCCAGCCTCAAAGAAACTTACCAGGATATGTATAAAGCGTACAGCAATATGCTGCGGCGTTCTGGTTTAGCTTTTCGGGCAGTGGAAGCTGATTCTGGTGCAATAGGCGGTTCTGGTTCCACAGAATTTATGATTTTGGCGGAAGCCGGCGAAGATGAAGTTCTCTACACTGAAGATGGTAAATACGCCGCTAACGTAGAAAAGGCTGTTTCTTTACCAATTGACGCTGAAACTTCACGGTTTACAACCTACGAAAAACGGGATACACCTGGAACAGAAACCATTGAAAAAGTTTGTCAAATCCTCAACTGTTCTTCCACTCAATTGGTGAAAAATGTCCTTTATCAGACAGTTTATGATAATGGTATAACGGTGTTAGTTCTGGTGAACATCCGAGGCGATCAGGAAGTGAATGAAGTCAAGTTGCAAAATGAATTGACTAAATTAGCTTCTGAGTATGGTGGTAAAACTATTATTAGTTTAAATGTACCAAATCTAGAAGCCCAGCAAACATGGACAGCTAAATCTCTGCCTTTAGGCTACATTGCACCAGATATCGGAGATGAGTATATTACTGGCAATAAACAGATTCATCCTAAATTTTTGCGCTTAGTAGATCAAACAGCCGTTGATTTAAAAAACTTTGTTACAGGTGCAAATGAACCTGGTTATCACGTAGTTGGTGCTAATTGGGGTGAGCAATTTAAGTTACCAGAGCGAGTAGTAGATATTCGTAAGGCAAGACCAGGCGATCGCGCCATCCATAATCCAGAACAAACCTTACAAAGCGCCCGTGGAATTGAAGCCGGTCACATCTTCCAATTAGGGACTAAATATTCTCAAACGATGGGTGCAACTTATACCAATGAACAGGGCGAAGAGAAGCCGCTAGTTATGGGTTGTTTTGGTGTCGGTGTGTCGCGGTTAGCACAAGCTGCCGTAGAGCAATCTTACGATAAAGATGGAATTATTTGGCCAGCTGCGATCGCACCCTACCACGCGATCGTCACAATTCCGAACATCAAGGATGCTCAACAAGTCGAAATCGCCGAAAAACTTTACACAGAACTCAATCAAGCAGGAATTGAAACCATACTAGATGACCGCGATGAACGGGCTGGAGTCAAATTTAAAGATGCTGACTTGATTGGTATACCTTATAGAATTGTAACCGGACGAGCGATCGCTAATGGCAAAGTTGAAGTTGTAGAAAGAGCCACCCGTCAATCTCAAGAAATTGTCATTGATGAAGTTACAGCGACACTCAAACAGTGGATTACGGAAGCAATAGGGCATAGGGCATAGGGCATGGGGCATGGGGCATAGGTTATTTTACTTGTCCCCTAACTCCTAACTCTTAACTTTCCACTCCTCATATCCCCAAAATTTACATAATTTGGTAGGTGACGGATTAGAAGTAAAAATTCTAAAATTGAATTAGGGACTTGCAGAATTAAGAGGCATAAAGTAAGTCTCCTCTGGGTTGTGGAAACTCTAAACTTATAAGTATCGTCGTTAACCAGGCTGCTCCTCACATAACTACCATATCAGCCCTCAGTTAGGAAGGTTTTGAACATGAAAGACCAACAAGGATCTAATCGTATTTCTTCAGGCGTAATTGCAGCTGTGTCAGCAGTGGTTGTAGCGGTGGGTGGCGGTGTGGCTTGGTTTACCTCACACTCCAGCAATACTCCCACACCGTCAAACACCTCTGGGCAAATCGCTCAACCAGCACAGCCATCGAATAGGCAGCCAGTTGCTAATGAAAAAACCCCCAATGTTTATTGGCTCACACCAAAAGACAAAAATGTTGTTTTGGTTCCCCAGCCTGTTAAAGTCGCTTCTATACTACCCAACCAGCCTTTAGAAGCAGCTTTCCAAAGTTTGTTAGCAGGGCCAACAACAGAAGCAACAGGTTCGACAACTATCCCCAAAGGAACCAAACTTTTGGGGCTGAAATCAGAAAATAACGAAGTTCACGTTAATTTATCAGAAGATTTTACCAGTGGTGGCGGTAGCACATCAATGATGGGTCGCGTGGGACAAGTTGTTTATACTGCGACAACTTTAAATCCCAAAGCCAAAGTGTACATTGACGTGAACGGCAAACCGTTGGATGTTTTAGGTGGTGAAGGTTTAGAGTTACAACAGCCACTAACTCGTGAAAGCTTTGATAAAAATTATCAGCTTTAGTCATTGGTCATTAGTCATTGGTCATTAGTTTTTCACAAATGACAAAGGACAAATGACAATTGACCTACCGTTTGCTATTTAATACACGAAAATTACGGGCTTGCTCTTCTAACCTTGTGGCAAGGCGATCGCAAACCCGATTACACAAATCAAAAATCATTTCATCTTCCACCCGGTAATAGGCGCAAGTTCCTTCACTGCGGCGGCTAAGGATACCTGCTTGCCACATTACCTTCAGGTGTTTTGATACATTTGCCTGAGAAGTGTGTGTTGCCTCTACCAACTCTTGCACGCATTTTTCTTCATCCCGTAATAAGTGGAGCAGCCGCAAGCGCATCGGCTCACTTAACAGGCTGAAGTATTCAGCTACTTGTTGCACCACTTCTGGCGGTAAAGGCAACGTTTGTTTCATCAGGATTAACCCGCAAGGACTGAAGTTTTAACAATTACTCACTTCATATATAGATTAATACTTAATCGGGGTTAATTCGCATCAAAGGTTGACCATATTCTACAGCGTCGCCATTTTGGAGAAGAATTTCCATCACCTGTCCAGAGACTTCGGCTTCGATTTCATTCATCAGCTTCATGGCTTCAATGATACAGACTGTTTGACCCTTGCGGATGCGATCGCCCACTTCCACAAATGCCGCTTCCCCAGGCGCAGGAGCGCGATAAAACGTTCCCACCATTGGGGAAGGCACTTCCACTAATCTCTGGTCAATGATTGAGGGAGGATTTACTGATACCTGCAATTGTGTGCTACTACCAGTATTCTCAAACACGCGAGATGTGGACACCTCCGTTACCTGACTCGTGTTCATCTGGTTTCCCCCAGATGAACCCGATGTCAAGCCCGAACCTACCACACCGCCGAAGGTCGGTTGACCTACCGACAACATCTGATTGCTGAAGCTCACAGCCTTACGAACTGTTAGTTCAAAATCATCGCTTTTAAGCGTGACTTCTGCAATATCTGTTTGTGCGATAGTTGCCAATAGTTGGCGGATTTCATTAAAGTCCAATGGCACAGTTTTTATTACCTCGACCTATCCGTAAATTAGCATCTTAAGTGTGGCAGGGATTTAATCCTTATGTAGGGATTTCAATCGGGAACAAGCATCTCCGTAGAGATGAAAGTTATTCCCTGCTGATATACTTATCTTCTTGGGTATCAACTTTGATGCGTTCTCCTTGAGAAATAAACAAAGGAACCATCACAATTGCACCAGTTTCTAGAGTTGCGGGTTTTGAGCCACCGGTAGCAGTGTCACCTTTTAAACCTGGGTCTGTTTGGATAATTTCCAGAACCACAGATTTAGGCAATTCTACTCCTAGCACCTGTTCGCCCCATTTAATAACTTCAGCTTCCATACCTTCCTTCAGGTATTTGACGCGATCGCCAATTTGTGCCTTGGTTAATCTGCCTTCTTCGTAGGTTTCCATATCCATAAAGAC
This Nostoc sp. KVJ3 DNA region includes the following protein-coding sequences:
- a CDS encoding Uma2 family endonuclease — its product is MSLLTLKLDTVHLSDEQFYHLCQNNRELKFERTTKGELIIMSPVGGESGNREADLIIDLGIWNRQTGLGYTFSSSTIFKLPNGGDRSPDAAWIQRERWEALTPEQRRKFPPIAPDFVIELRSATDDLEMLRSKMQEYMDAGVQLAWLINPQQQQVEIYRQKQDAEVRNLPTQLSGEDVLPGFSLSLSCY
- a CDS encoding proline--tRNA ligase, translated to MRLSQMLFVTLRDDPADAEIPSHKLLLRAGYIRRIGSGIYAYLPLMWRVLQKVSQIVREEMNATGAQECLLPQLQPADLWKESGRWDTYTKAEGIMFSLIDRREQQLGLGPTHEEVITAIARDMIRSYRQLPLHLYQIQTKFRDEIRPRFGLMRGREFIMKDGYSFHADEASLKETYQDMYKAYSNMLRRSGLAFRAVEADSGAIGGSGSTEFMILAEAGEDEVLYTEDGKYAANVEKAVSLPIDAETSRFTTYEKRDTPGTETIEKVCQILNCSSTQLVKNVLYQTVYDNGITVLVLVNIRGDQEVNEVKLQNELTKLASEYGGKTIISLNVPNLEAQQTWTAKSLPLGYIAPDIGDEYITGNKQIHPKFLRLVDQTAVDLKNFVTGANEPGYHVVGANWGEQFKLPERVVDIRKARPGDRAIHNPEQTLQSARGIEAGHIFQLGTKYSQTMGATYTNEQGEEKPLVMGCFGVGVSRLAQAAVEQSYDKDGIIWPAAIAPYHAIVTIPNIKDAQQVEIAEKLYTELNQAGIETILDDRDERAGVKFKDADLIGIPYRIVTGRAIANGKVEVVERATRQSQEIVIDEVTATLKQWITEAIGHRA
- a CDS encoding GerMN domain-containing protein encodes the protein MKDQQGSNRISSGVIAAVSAVVVAVGGGVAWFTSHSSNTPTPSNTSGQIAQPAQPSNRQPVANEKTPNVYWLTPKDKNVVLVPQPVKVASILPNQPLEAAFQSLLAGPTTEATGSTTIPKGTKLLGLKSENNEVHVNLSEDFTSGGGSTSMMGRVGQVVYTATTLNPKAKVYIDVNGKPLDVLGGEGLELQQPLTRESFDKNYQL
- a CDS encoding ArsR/SmtB family transcription factor, which translates into the protein MKQTLPLPPEVVQQVAEYFSLLSEPMRLRLLHLLRDEEKCVQELVEATHTSQANVSKHLKVMWQAGILSRRSEGTCAYYRVEDEMIFDLCNRVCDRLATRLEEQARNFRVLNSKR
- the accB gene encoding acetyl-CoA carboxylase biotin carboxyl carrier protein; the encoded protein is MPLDFNEIRQLLATIAQTDIAEVTLKSDDFELTVRKAVSFSNQMLSVGQPTFGGVVGSGLTSGSSGGNQMNTSQVTEVSTSRVFENTGSSTQLQVSVNPPSIIDQRLVEVPSPMVGTFYRAPAPGEAAFVEVGDRIRKGQTVCIIEAMKLMNEIEAEVSGQVMEILLQNGDAVEYGQPLMRINPD
- the efp gene encoding elongation factor P, with amino-acid sequence MISSNDFRPGVSIVLDGSVWRVLEFLHVKPGKGSAFVRTKLKNVQSGSVMEKTFRAGETVPQATLEKSTMQHTYKEGDEFVFMDMETYEEGRLTKAQIGDRVKYLKEGMEAEVIKWGEQVLGVELPKSVVLEIIQTDPGLKGDTATGGSKPATLETGAIVMVPLFISQGERIKVDTQEDKYISRE